One Solirubrobacter pauli DNA segment encodes these proteins:
- a CDS encoding cupredoxin domain-containing protein has product MIKRSIAAAVGVAVLAATPGVDGATKKTITLGDNYYSPKRVTVAKGTTVTWRWPGFEEAGDVHDVKLKSGPKGVKKFHSEGAATDYEFKRKLTVPGTYKIVCTLHEEMTMTVKVRK; this is encoded by the coding sequence GTGATCAAGCGCAGCATCGCCGCCGCGGTCGGCGTCGCGGTCCTGGCCGCGACGCCGGGCGTGGACGGCGCGACGAAGAAGACGATCACGCTCGGCGACAACTACTACTCGCCCAAACGCGTCACCGTGGCCAAGGGGACGACGGTGACGTGGCGCTGGCCGGGCTTCGAGGAGGCCGGGGACGTGCACGACGTCAAGCTCAAGAGCGGCCCCAAGGGCGTGAAGAAGTTCCACTCCGAAGGGGCGGCGACGGACTACGAGTTCAAGCGCAAGCTGACCGTTCCGGGCACCTACAAGATCGTCTGCACGCTGCACGAGGAGATGACGATGACGGTCAAGGTGCGAAAGTAG